One window from the genome of Acuticoccus sp. I52.16.1 encodes:
- a CDS encoding hydroxymethylglutaryl-CoA lyase produces the protein MSDHPKRIHIMEVGPRDGLQMEERRLDVGEKLALVDALAESGLAEIEVGSFVHPGRVPQMADTDAVFAALARRPGVAYRALWLNRRGLERARTAGADLTAKLSIATSETFGRRNVGRSFEETLATMPQWLEIYAEEGLRDVSLGVMTAFGCTFEGHVPEARTVAMIARVEDLLGDHGFRLDEVDLADTTGWGNPLLVSRVVGAIRERWPELPVKLHLHDTRGCGIANALAGLALGVDRFDGSIGGLGGCPFAGLTGAAGNIATEDFAFVCAEMGIETGLDLDRLTDAAHLAQRLVGRPLPGKVFRAGHRRATLAPTDPPV, from the coding sequence ATGAGCGACCATCCCAAGCGTATACATATTATGGAGGTCGGCCCGCGTGACGGCTTGCAGATGGAAGAGCGCCGGCTCGACGTCGGCGAGAAGCTCGCCCTCGTCGACGCCCTCGCCGAGAGCGGTCTCGCCGAGATCGAGGTCGGCTCGTTCGTCCATCCGGGCCGCGTGCCGCAGATGGCCGACACGGACGCCGTCTTCGCCGCGCTGGCACGACGGCCGGGGGTCGCCTATCGCGCGCTCTGGCTCAATCGCCGCGGCCTGGAACGGGCCCGTACCGCCGGCGCCGACCTCACCGCCAAGCTCTCCATCGCCACCAGCGAGACGTTCGGCCGCCGCAACGTCGGCCGCTCGTTCGAGGAGACGTTGGCGACGATGCCGCAATGGCTCGAGATCTACGCCGAGGAAGGTCTGCGCGACGTCTCGCTCGGCGTCATGACGGCGTTCGGCTGCACGTTCGAAGGGCACGTGCCGGAGGCGCGGACCGTGGCGATGATCGCGCGGGTCGAGGATCTGCTCGGCGACCATGGCTTTCGCCTCGACGAGGTGGACCTCGCCGATACCACCGGCTGGGGCAATCCGCTGCTCGTGAGCCGCGTGGTCGGCGCGATCCGCGAGCGCTGGCCGGAGCTTCCCGTCAAGCTCCATCTGCACGATACGCGCGGCTGCGGCATCGCCAACGCGCTCGCCGGGCTGGCGCTCGGCGTCGACCGGTTCGACGGGTCGATCGGCGGGCTGGGCGGCTGCCCCTTCGCCGGCCTGACGGGCGCGGCCGGCAACATCGCGACGGAAGACTTCGCCTTCGTGTGTGCCGAGATGGGGATCGAAACGGGGCTCGACCTCGACCGGCTGACGGACGCGGCGCACCTGGCGCAGCGGCTCGTCGGGCGCCCCCTGCCGGGCAAGGTCTTCCGCGCCGGGCACCGCCGCGCGACGCTCGCACCGACGGATCCGCCGGTGTGA
- a CDS encoding GntR family transcriptional regulator codes for MKTGENTSKKGLTQAAYGIIREAIMSGGFEPGQKLSTRKIAVSIDIGITPVREALVRLVAERALEANLQRSPRIPLLTRARARELIELRSLLEGRAAEYAAAEASAEEIAALQRISLEIMAAREQNDRARDIRKIYEFHFTLYRCARRTELIGLIETLWLRTGPYLNLLFPDYTRTQFGEGRGRIIAALRARDGASARREIEDDISGALTFIIDHVLTED; via the coding sequence ATGAAAACAGGAGAAAATACGTCGAAGAAGGGCCTGACGCAGGCGGCCTATGGGATCATTCGCGAAGCCATCATGAGTGGCGGCTTCGAGCCCGGACAAAAGCTGTCGACGCGCAAAATTGCTGTATCAATCGATATCGGCATCACGCCGGTGCGCGAGGCTCTGGTGCGCCTGGTGGCCGAGCGCGCGCTCGAGGCGAACCTCCAGCGCTCGCCGCGGATCCCACTCCTGACGCGTGCGCGGGCGCGCGAGCTGATCGAGCTGCGCTCGCTGCTGGAAGGGCGTGCGGCCGAATACGCCGCCGCCGAGGCGAGCGCGGAGGAAATCGCGGCGCTACAGCGGATCTCGCTGGAGATCATGGCGGCGCGCGAGCAGAACGACCGCGCGCGCGACATCCGCAAGATCTACGAGTTCCACTTCACGCTGTACCGCTGCGCGCGGCGGACGGAGCTGATCGGCCTGATCGAGACGCTGTGGCTGCGCACCGGCCCGTATCTCAACCTGCTCTTCCCCGACTATACGAGGACGCAGTTCGGCGAGGGTCGGGGCCGGATCATCGCGGCCCTGCGCGCGCGAGACGGCGCCTCCGCCCGCCGCGAGATCGAGGACGACATTTCCGGTGCGCTGACCTTCATCATCGATCATGTGCTGACCGAGGACTGA
- the hisC gene encoding histidinol-phosphate transaminase — MSSSHARLRFNPHFASLPHYNAGMSDAEAGRASAGRGLVRLASNENPYGPSPAAIAEVAAMAAAVWRYPEGKADALRAAIAAHAGLAIDRVVAGNGSEALIAALSRAFLEPGAEVVTVAPSFGLHEIEPLAQGARVVKVAMTPALEFDVAALRDAIAAGPRLVFLSSPSNPVGSTLSREDLARLLAAVPRGTVFVLDEAYAEFRRDADAFDPLALALAAEVDFVTLRTFSKAYGLAGLRIGYALASSAQVAALMQAALTPFNVNAAAQRAAVAALADEPFMRATVATIAAERDRLAAALVARGYAVARSEANFLFFDARREADGIAAALLREGVIVKPWTEAGYTRFVRVTVGRPEHSEAFLAALDRVARPAG, encoded by the coding sequence ATGTCGTCGTCGCACGCTCGCCTGCGTTTCAACCCCCACTTCGCCTCCCTCCCACACTACAACGCCGGCATGTCGGACGCCGAGGCCGGCCGCGCAAGCGCGGGGCGGGGCCTCGTCCGCCTCGCGAGCAACGAGAACCCCTACGGCCCGTCGCCGGCGGCGATCGCCGAAGTGGCGGCGATGGCCGCGGCGGTGTGGCGCTATCCGGAGGGCAAGGCCGACGCCCTGCGCGCCGCCATCGCCGCGCACGCCGGCCTCGCCATCGACCGCGTCGTCGCCGGAAACGGATCGGAAGCGCTGATCGCGGCCCTCTCGCGCGCGTTCCTGGAGCCGGGCGCGGAGGTCGTGACGGTGGCGCCGAGCTTCGGCCTCCACGAGATCGAGCCGCTCGCCCAGGGGGCCCGCGTCGTAAAGGTGGCCATGACGCCGGCGTTGGAGTTCGACGTCGCCGCGCTCCGGGACGCGATCGCCGCCGGCCCGCGCCTGGTCTTCCTCAGCTCGCCCTCGAACCCGGTCGGCTCGACGCTGTCGCGAGAGGATCTGGCGCGGCTCCTGGCGGCCGTGCCGCGCGGCACCGTCTTCGTCCTGGACGAGGCCTATGCCGAATTCCGGCGCGACGCCGACGCATTCGACCCGCTGGCGCTGGCGTTGGCGGCCGAGGTGGATTTCGTCACGCTGCGCACCTTTTCCAAGGCCTACGGGCTGGCCGGGCTGCGCATCGGCTACGCGCTCGCGTCGAGTGCGCAGGTCGCCGCGCTGATGCAGGCGGCGCTCACGCCGTTCAACGTCAACGCCGCGGCCCAGCGTGCCGCCGTCGCCGCCCTCGCCGACGAGCCCTTCATGCGCGCCACGGTGGCGACGATCGCCGCCGAGCGGGACCGCCTCGCCGCCGCGCTCGTGGCGCGGGGGTATGCGGTGGCGCGCTCGGAGGCGAACTTCCTGTTCTTCGACGCGCGTCGGGAGGCGGACGGCATCGCCGCGGCGCTCCTTCGCGAAGGGGTCATCGTCAAGCCGTGGACGGAGGCGGGCTACACTCGCTTCGTGCGCGTCACCGTCGGCCGGCCCGAACACAGCGAGGCCTTCCTCGCTGCGCTGGACCGGGTGGCGAGGCCGGCGGGCTGA
- the hutC gene encoding histidine utilization repressor yields MTPPAPQKSIHQRICEDIEAKIMDGRWQPGQRIPFEYELEAEYGCSRMTVNKALGQLADRGMIIRKRRAGSFVTQPQIERTVMEIQDIGTAAKAAGHDYAFKIRSMKVERLDPAEAERIDTAARQEVVRLTCLHIVGGRPHALESRLIMLDAVPRARFETFETKPPGSWLLEHVPWSEARHVIRAIAADATIARELDMPKGAPCLVLSRQTWQGGRTVTYVEITHPGDRYQFTGHFQPLKGTL; encoded by the coding sequence ATGACGCCGCCCGCACCGCAGAAATCGATCCATCAGCGGATCTGCGAGGATATCGAGGCGAAGATCATGGACGGACGCTGGCAGCCCGGCCAGCGCATCCCGTTCGAGTATGAGCTCGAAGCGGAGTACGGCTGCTCGCGCATGACGGTGAACAAGGCGCTCGGCCAGCTCGCCGACCGCGGCATGATCATCCGCAAGCGGCGCGCCGGATCGTTCGTGACCCAACCGCAGATCGAGCGCACGGTCATGGAGATCCAGGACATCGGGACCGCCGCCAAGGCGGCCGGCCACGACTATGCCTTCAAGATCCGCTCGATGAAGGTGGAGCGCCTCGACCCGGCCGAGGCGGAGCGGATCGACACCGCCGCGCGCCAGGAGGTGGTCCGCCTCACCTGCCTGCACATCGTCGGCGGCCGCCCGCACGCGCTGGAGAGCCGGCTCATCATGCTGGACGCCGTGCCCCGCGCCCGGTTCGAGACATTCGAGACCAAGCCGCCCGGAAGCTGGCTCTTGGAGCACGTCCCCTGGTCGGAGGCGCGCCATGTCATCCGGGCGATCGCCGCCGACGCCACGATCGCCCGCGAACTCGACATGCCGAAGGGGGCGCCGTGCCTGGTCCTGTCCCGCCAGACCTGGCAAGGCGGGCGCACGGTCACCTACGTCGAGATCACCCACCCCGGCGACCGCTATCAGTTCACCGGCCACTTCCAGCCGCTCAAGGGCACGCTGTAG